A DNA window from Cydia splendana chromosome 24, ilCydSple1.2, whole genome shotgun sequence contains the following coding sequences:
- the LOC134802432 gene encoding uncharacterized protein LOC134802432 has translation MMAKGKVLWLSVLLLGSALSQPLPEPQLDQPCPCSEPCPGPCPSCPSPCDGGVINVAPCNPCGRQVNYAYGQSQPGIITVRPGQIRFPQQPPIVVRPGPISLPRPQPIWVKPRPVYPPAPAPITVRPPPVQPPLQPPFTVRVPPVMPPVLPPIWVRPQPVPVPCPSPIKVIPSPVQPPLPTPLVIVPPRVLVPSPPTIVFQPDPPQIFRTIGCADVRSLRNPSRSPSPWFPSQSPSPCPQPWFPSPSPSPCPDPWFPSPSPCPLPSPSPYPLPSPCPCPSPCPCMN, from the exons TTCTCCTCCTTGGATCGGCGCTCTCGCAGCCGCTGCCGGAACCGCAGTTGGACCAGCCCTGCCCTTGTTCGGAGCCCTGTCCCGGCCCGTGTCCGAGCTGTCCCAGCCCGTGTGACGGTGGCGTGATCAACGTCGCCCCCTGCAACCCTTGCGGCCGGCAGGTCAACTACGCTTATGGACAGTCACAGCCAG GAATAATAACCGTCAGGCCAGGCCAGATCCGGTTTCCTCAGCAGCCGCCCATAGTCGTCCGCCCGGGCCCCATCTCGCTGCCGCGCCCACAGCCGATCTGGGTGAAGCCCCGGCCAGTCTATCCCCCTGCCCCTGCACCTATCACCGTCAG GCCCCCGCCGGTGCAGCCGCCGCTACAGCCCCCATTCACCGTGAGGGTGCCGCCGGTGATGCCGCCTGTGCTGCCCCCGATTTGGGTCAGACCTCAGCCGGTGCCTGTGCCTTGCCCTAGCCCCATCAAG gTCATCCCAAGCCCAGTTCAACCGCCACTACCAACACCATTAGTCATCGTTCCTCCAAGAGTCTTAGTACCCAGTCCCCCCACCATCGTCTTCCAGCCTGACCCTCCCCAGATCTTCAGGACCATAGGCTGCGCTGACGTGAGGTCACTACGGAATCCAAGTCGTAGTCCGAGCCCTTGGTTCCCTTCACAAAGTCCGTCACCCTGCCCTCAACCTTGGTTCCCCTCTCCTAGCCCGTCACCCTGCCCTGATCCTTGGTTCCCTTCCCCTAGCCCCTGCCCCCTACCTAGCCCGTCCCCCTACCCCCTTCCTAGCCCGTGCCCCTGCCCATCACCTTGCCCGTGCATGAACTAA
- the LOC134802091 gene encoding uncharacterized protein LOC134802091: MATKASFLILGLLCLARANPLCPGSTAVYETPAATTVCETTPSISVGGLGGLGGLGGLGGIWGSCGRGLGFGGLGATTVCESTPNGIGVGYGGLGGVGGTTVCETTTPSIGIGVAPGYGGVGMGGTTIYETTPSMSFGYGYNPYGVSGVGVGGTTICETVPNIGSVGIGGTTVCETTTPSLGFGVGYGGVGGIGGTTVCETIPNVGYGMGYGMGGIGMGGIGGTTVYETIPNVGYGMGYGMGGLGMGGIGGSTVPSYGMGYGMGYGMGGLGMGGLGMGGIGMGGIGGTTLYETIPSYGMGYGMGGLGMGGLGMGGLGGTTVCETIPSYGMGYGMGGLGMGGIGMGGIGGTTVCETIPSFGMGYAVIVTAT; encoded by the exons ATGGCCACCAAGGCCTCCTTTTTGATCCTTG GACTCCTCTGCCTGGCTAGAGCTAATCCCCTGTGCCCTGGATCCACGGCGGTATACGAAACTCCTGCAGCCACCACCGTCTGCGAAACTACGCCAAGCATCAGCGTAGGAGGCCTGGGAGGTCTAGGAGGTCTGGGCGGCCTCGGCGGAATATGGGGATCTTGCGGACGCGGACTCGGCTTTGGTGGTCTTGGAGCCACCACTGTTTGCGAATCGACACCGAATGGCATAGGTGTAGGATATGGAGGCTTGGGAGGAGTTGGCGGTACAACGGTCTGTGAGACCACCACACCTAGTATTGGAATAGGAGTAGCGCCTGGTTATGGAGGTGTTGGCATGGGTGGTACTACAATATATGAAACTACACCGAGTATGAGCTTTGGGTACGGGTATAATCCGTATGGTGTAAGTGGTGTCGGTGTAGGAGGTACTACGATCTGTGAGACTGTACCTAATATAGGCTCTGTGGGGATTGGTGGTACAACGGTCTGTGAGACTACAACACCTAGCCTAGGATTTGGAGTAGGTTATGGGGGCGTAGGTGGGATTGGTGGTACTACCGTCTGTGAAACCATCCCAAACGTAGGCTATGGAATGGGCTACGGTATGGGTGGGATTGGTATGGGTGGGATTGGTGGTACCACTGTCTATGAAACCATCCCGAACGTAGGCTATGGTATGGGCTACGGCATGGGTGGTCTAGGTATGGGTGGGATTGGTGGCAGCACAGTCCCGAGCTACGGAATGGGCTACGGAATGGGCTACGGTATGGGTGGTCTAGGTATGGGTGGTCTAGGTATGGGTGGTATAGGTATGGGTGGCATTGGTGGTACCACCCTCTATGAAACGATACCGAGCTACGGAATGGGCTACGGTATGGGTGGTCTAGGTATGGGTGGTCTAG GTATGGGTGGGCTTGGTGGTACCACAGTCTGTGAAACCATACCTAGCTACGGAATGGGCTACGGTATGGGTGGTCTAGGTATGGGTGGTATAGGTATGGGTGGGATTGGTGGTACCACCGTCTGTGAAACCATACCGAGCTTCGGAATGGGCTACG CGGTTATTGTGACGGCCACCTaa
- the LOC134802261 gene encoding uncharacterized protein LOC134802261 gives MAVKICLFLLGLICLAAGKPLCPNAMYEPMGGMGGMTVCETIPTPPMYYGYGGIGNMEMMPYGYPGYGGYPPIGAYGRGYGNAGLGIGGGLGLGLGGGLGLGAGLNAGLGAGLGAGLGGGLGVY, from the exons ATGGCTGTCAAGATCTGCTTGTTTCTCCTTG GACTAATCTGTCTGGCTGCCGGCAAACCATTGTGCCCGAATGCGATGTACGAACCCATGGGGGGCATGGGGGGCATGACTGTCTGTGAAACAATTCCTACGCCGCCCATGTATTATG GTTATGGTGGAATTGGCAATATGGAAATGATGCCTTACGGATACCCTGGCTACGGAGGATACCCTCCCATCGGTGCATATGGTCGAGGCTACGGGAACGCTGGCCTCGGTATCGGTGGAGGCTTAGGTTTAGGTCTCGGCGGGGGCTTGGGCCTCGGCGCCGGTCTCAACGCCGGCCTCGGCGCTGGCCTTGGTGCCGGCCTTGGCGGTGGTTTAGGGGTGTATTGA